One genomic window of Salvia miltiorrhiza cultivar Shanhuang (shh) chromosome 4, IMPLAD_Smil_shh, whole genome shotgun sequence includes the following:
- the LOC131020469 gene encoding ABC transporter G family member 22-like isoform X1: MEKTTNSTTSLIRTKSDQLVETIAAALGAMKSPVSSGDAAADSSGNLSRMSSRRLAAASPGRSSGSVGRNTHIRKSRSAQMKFDVDDLNSGAALSRASSASFGLSFSFTGFQVPADEIADSKPFSDDEIAEDLEAGRQKKRLQTEPTIPIYLKFTDVTYKVILKNMTSTVEKDILYGINGYVAPGEVLALMGPSGSGKTSLLSLLGGRVTEPAHGGSITYNDQAYSKSLKCRIGFVTQDDVLFPHLTVRETLTYAARLRLPKTLTKEEKDQRASDVIYELGLESCQDTMIGGSFVRGVSGGERKRVCIGNEIIINPSLLFLDEPTSGLDSTTALRIVDTLHDIAEAGKTVVTTIHQPSSRLFLKFDKLILLGKGSLLYFGKVSEAMVYFSSIGCSPLIAMNPAEFMLDLANGNVTDISVPSELEDKVQMGNSTTETKSGKPAPAVVHEYLVEAYETRVAENEKKKLKNPTPVDDEIKAKVCSAKREWGASWFEQYSILFCRGLKERRHDYFSWLRVFQVLATATILGLLWWQSGSNNPKELQDQAGLLFFIAVFWGFFPVFTAIFTFPQERAMLSKERAADMYRLSAYFVARTTSDLPLDLVLPVLFLVVVYFMAGLRMNAGSFFLTVGTVFLCIVAAQGLGLAIGATLMDLKRATTLASVTVMTFMLAGGYFVKNVPVFISWLRYLSFNYHTYKLLLKVQYEHISDTINGVRIDDGYKEVGVLVAMVVGYRLLAYLSLRRMKLQPGA; the protein is encoded by the exons ATGGAGAAGACGACGAACTCGACGACGAGTCTTATACGGACGAAATCCGACCAGCTGGTGGAGACAATCGCGGCGGCTCTGGGCGCGATGAAGTCTCCGGTGTCGTCCGGCGACGCGGCGGCCGACAGCAGCGGCAACCTGTCGCGGATGTCGAGCCGGCGGCTGGCGGCGGCGTCGCCTGGGCGGAGCAGCGGCAGCGTGGGGAGGAACACTCACATTCGGAAGTCGAGGAGCGCTCAGATGAAATTCGACGTCGACGACTTGAACAGCGGCGCCGCCTTGAGCCGCGCCTCCAGCGCCAGCTTCGGCCTCTCCTTCTCCTTCACCGGCTTCCAAGTCCCCGCCGACGAGATCGCCGATTCCAAGCCGTTTAGCGACGACGAAATCG CTGAAGATCTTGAGGCAGGCAGGCAAAAGAAGAGACTCCAAACAGAACCCACAATACCAATCTACCTCAAG TTCACAGATGTAACTTACAAGGTGATCCTAAAAAACATGACGTCGACGGTGGAGAAAGATATTTTGTATGGGATCAATGGCTATGTTGCTCCAGGGGAAGTTTTGGCCCTCATGGGGCCATCTGGGAGTGGAAAGACTTCATTGCTGAGTCTACTGGGAGGGAGAGTCACAGAACCCGCCCACGGTGGCTCGATCACATACAACGATCAAGCATATTCCAAGTCCCTAAAGTGCAG GATAGGGTTCGTGACTCAAGACGATGTTCTTTTTCCTCATCTTACAGTGAGGGAGACGCTGACGTATGCAGCTCGGCTACGGCTTCCAAAGACTTTGACGAAAGAGGAAAAAGATCAAAGGGCATCGGATGTTATATACGAGCTGGGACTAGAGAG CTGCCAAGACACAATGATTGGCGGCTCCTTCGTCCGGGGAGTCTCGGGTGGAGAAAGGAAGCGTGTGTGCATCGGAAACGAGATAATTATCAACCCGTCCCTCTTGTTCCTAGATGAACCCACCTCAGGCCTGGATTCCACTACTGCTTTGAGGATTGTGGACACATTGCACGATATAGCCGAG GCTGGCAAAACAGTGGTTACCACAATTCACCAGCCATCAAGCAGACTCTTCCTTAAGTTCGACAAGCTGATTCTTCTCGGCAAAGGGAGTCTGCTTTACTTTGGAAAGGTGTCAGAAGCAATGGTTTACTTCTCATCCATAGGCTGTTCCCCTCTTATTGCAATGAACCCTGCAGAGTTCATGCTCGACCTCGCAAATGGAAACGTAACAGACATTTCTGTCCCCTCGGAATTGGAGGACAAAGTGCAAATGGGGAACTCCACAACAGAAACAAAGAGTGGAAAACCAGCTCCAGCAGTTGTGCACGAG TATCTTGTGGAGGCTTATGAAACACGGGTAGCTGAAAATGAGAAGAAGAAACTCAAAAACCCAACACCCGTAGATGACGAGATTAAGGCCAAAGTATGTTCTGCAAAGAGAGAATGGGGAGCAAGCTGGTTTGAACAGTACTCCATTCTATTCTGCAGAGGACTTAAAGAACGAAGGCACGACTATTTTAGCTGGTTGAGGGTATTTCAGGTTCTTGCAACCGCAACTATTTTGGGATTACTATGGTGGCAATCTGGCAGCAATAATCCCAAAGAACTGCAAGATCAG GCAGGGTTACTGTTCTTCATTGCTGTGTTTTGGGGATTTTTCCCGGTTTTCACAGCCATCTTTACATTTCCCCAAGAGAGGGCTATGCTGAGCAAGGAACGAGCAGCTGACATGTACAGATTGAGTGCATATTTTGTGGCAAGAACGACAAGCGACCTTCCACTCGACCTAGTATTGCCAGTACTTTTCCTCGTGGTTGTATATTTCATGGCAGGGTTACGAATGAATGCTGGTTCCTTTTTCCTCACTGTAGGGACAGTTTTTCTCTGCATTGTAGCAGCTCAG GGGCTGGGGCTAGCCATTGGTGCTACACTGATGGATTTAAAGAGGGCAACAACGCTGGCCTCGGTCACAGTAATGACCTTCATGTTAGCTGGAGGATACTTTGTGAAG AATGTTCCGGTGTTCATATCGTGGCTTCGCTATCTCTCCTTCAATTACCATACCTACAAACTTCTCCTGAAAGTACAGTACGAGCACATAAGTGATACGATCAATGGGGTCAGAATAGACGACGGTTACAAGGAAGTTGGAGTGCTGGTAGCAATGGTGGTAGGCTACAGACTACTAGCTTACCTATCTTTGCGAAGGATGAAACTCCAGCCAGGAGCTTAA
- the LOC131020469 gene encoding ABC transporter G family member 22-like isoform X5, translating to MTSTVEKDILYGINGYVAPGEVLALMGPSGSGKTSLLSLLGGRVTEPAHGGSITYNDQAYSKSLKCRIGFVTQDDVLFPHLTVRETLTYAARLRLPKTLTKEEKDQRASDVIYELGLESCQDTMIGGSFVRGVSGGERKRVCIGNEIIINPSLLFLDEPTSGLDSTTALRIVDTLHDIAEAGKTVVTTIHQPSSRLFLKFDKLILLGKGSLLYFGKVSEAMVYFSSIGCSPLIAMNPAEFMLDLANGNVTDISVPSELEDKVQMGNSTTETKSGKPAPAVVHEYLVEAYETRVAENEKKKLKNPTPVDDEIKAKVCSAKREWGASWFEQYSILFCRGLKERRHDYFSWLRVFQVLATATILGLLWWQSGSNNPKELQDQAGLLFFIAVFWGFFPVFTAIFTFPQERAMLSKERAADMYRLSAYFVARTTSDLPLDLVLPVLFLVVVYFMAGLRMNAGSFFLTVGTVFLCIVAAQGLGLAIGATLMDLKRATTLASVTVMTFMLAGGYFVKNVPVFISWLRYLSFNYHTYKLLLKVQYEHISDTINGVRIDDGYKEVGVLVAMVVGYRLLAYLSLRRMKLQPGA from the exons ATGACGTCGACGGTGGAGAAAGATATTTTGTATGGGATCAATGGCTATGTTGCTCCAGGGGAAGTTTTGGCCCTCATGGGGCCATCTGGGAGTGGAAAGACTTCATTGCTGAGTCTACTGGGAGGGAGAGTCACAGAACCCGCCCACGGTGGCTCGATCACATACAACGATCAAGCATATTCCAAGTCCCTAAAGTGCAG GATAGGGTTCGTGACTCAAGACGATGTTCTTTTTCCTCATCTTACAGTGAGGGAGACGCTGACGTATGCAGCTCGGCTACGGCTTCCAAAGACTTTGACGAAAGAGGAAAAAGATCAAAGGGCATCGGATGTTATATACGAGCTGGGACTAGAGAG CTGCCAAGACACAATGATTGGCGGCTCCTTCGTCCGGGGAGTCTCGGGTGGAGAAAGGAAGCGTGTGTGCATCGGAAACGAGATAATTATCAACCCGTCCCTCTTGTTCCTAGATGAACCCACCTCAGGCCTGGATTCCACTACTGCTTTGAGGATTGTGGACACATTGCACGATATAGCCGAG GCTGGCAAAACAGTGGTTACCACAATTCACCAGCCATCAAGCAGACTCTTCCTTAAGTTCGACAAGCTGATTCTTCTCGGCAAAGGGAGTCTGCTTTACTTTGGAAAGGTGTCAGAAGCAATGGTTTACTTCTCATCCATAGGCTGTTCCCCTCTTATTGCAATGAACCCTGCAGAGTTCATGCTCGACCTCGCAAATGGAAACGTAACAGACATTTCTGTCCCCTCGGAATTGGAGGACAAAGTGCAAATGGGGAACTCCACAACAGAAACAAAGAGTGGAAAACCAGCTCCAGCAGTTGTGCACGAG TATCTTGTGGAGGCTTATGAAACACGGGTAGCTGAAAATGAGAAGAAGAAACTCAAAAACCCAACACCCGTAGATGACGAGATTAAGGCCAAAGTATGTTCTGCAAAGAGAGAATGGGGAGCAAGCTGGTTTGAACAGTACTCCATTCTATTCTGCAGAGGACTTAAAGAACGAAGGCACGACTATTTTAGCTGGTTGAGGGTATTTCAGGTTCTTGCAACCGCAACTATTTTGGGATTACTATGGTGGCAATCTGGCAGCAATAATCCCAAAGAACTGCAAGATCAG GCAGGGTTACTGTTCTTCATTGCTGTGTTTTGGGGATTTTTCCCGGTTTTCACAGCCATCTTTACATTTCCCCAAGAGAGGGCTATGCTGAGCAAGGAACGAGCAGCTGACATGTACAGATTGAGTGCATATTTTGTGGCAAGAACGACAAGCGACCTTCCACTCGACCTAGTATTGCCAGTACTTTTCCTCGTGGTTGTATATTTCATGGCAGGGTTACGAATGAATGCTGGTTCCTTTTTCCTCACTGTAGGGACAGTTTTTCTCTGCATTGTAGCAGCTCAG GGGCTGGGGCTAGCCATTGGTGCTACACTGATGGATTTAAAGAGGGCAACAACGCTGGCCTCGGTCACAGTAATGACCTTCATGTTAGCTGGAGGATACTTTGTGAAG AATGTTCCGGTGTTCATATCGTGGCTTCGCTATCTCTCCTTCAATTACCATACCTACAAACTTCTCCTGAAAGTACAGTACGAGCACATAAGTGATACGATCAATGGGGTCAGAATAGACGACGGTTACAAGGAAGTTGGAGTGCTGGTAGCAATGGTGGTAGGCTACAGACTACTAGCTTACCTATCTTTGCGAAGGATGAAACTCCAGCCAGGAGCTTAA
- the LOC131020469 gene encoding ABC transporter G family member 22-like isoform X3, which produces MLLCHQFTDVTYKVILKNMTSTVEKDILYGINGYVAPGEVLALMGPSGSGKTSLLSLLGGRVTEPAHGGSITYNDQAYSKSLKCRIGFVTQDDVLFPHLTVRETLTYAARLRLPKTLTKEEKDQRASDVIYELGLESCQDTMIGGSFVRGVSGGERKRVCIGNEIIINPSLLFLDEPTSGLDSTTALRIVDTLHDIAEAGKTVVTTIHQPSSRLFLKFDKLILLGKGSLLYFGKVSEAMVYFSSIGCSPLIAMNPAEFMLDLANGNVTDISVPSELEDKVQMGNSTTETKSGKPAPAVVHEYLVEAYETRVAENEKKKLKNPTPVDDEIKAKVCSAKREWGASWFEQYSILFCRGLKERRHDYFSWLRVFQVLATATILGLLWWQSGSNNPKELQDQAGLLFFIAVFWGFFPVFTAIFTFPQERAMLSKERAADMYRLSAYFVARTTSDLPLDLVLPVLFLVVVYFMAGLRMNAGSFFLTVGTVFLCIVAAQGLGLAIGATLMDLKRATTLASVTVMTFMLAGGYFVKNVPVFISWLRYLSFNYHTYKLLLKVQYEHISDTINGVRIDDGYKEVGVLVAMVVGYRLLAYLSLRRMKLQPGA; this is translated from the exons ATGCTATTATGTCATCAG TTCACAGATGTAACTTACAAGGTGATCCTAAAAAACATGACGTCGACGGTGGAGAAAGATATTTTGTATGGGATCAATGGCTATGTTGCTCCAGGGGAAGTTTTGGCCCTCATGGGGCCATCTGGGAGTGGAAAGACTTCATTGCTGAGTCTACTGGGAGGGAGAGTCACAGAACCCGCCCACGGTGGCTCGATCACATACAACGATCAAGCATATTCCAAGTCCCTAAAGTGCAG GATAGGGTTCGTGACTCAAGACGATGTTCTTTTTCCTCATCTTACAGTGAGGGAGACGCTGACGTATGCAGCTCGGCTACGGCTTCCAAAGACTTTGACGAAAGAGGAAAAAGATCAAAGGGCATCGGATGTTATATACGAGCTGGGACTAGAGAG CTGCCAAGACACAATGATTGGCGGCTCCTTCGTCCGGGGAGTCTCGGGTGGAGAAAGGAAGCGTGTGTGCATCGGAAACGAGATAATTATCAACCCGTCCCTCTTGTTCCTAGATGAACCCACCTCAGGCCTGGATTCCACTACTGCTTTGAGGATTGTGGACACATTGCACGATATAGCCGAG GCTGGCAAAACAGTGGTTACCACAATTCACCAGCCATCAAGCAGACTCTTCCTTAAGTTCGACAAGCTGATTCTTCTCGGCAAAGGGAGTCTGCTTTACTTTGGAAAGGTGTCAGAAGCAATGGTTTACTTCTCATCCATAGGCTGTTCCCCTCTTATTGCAATGAACCCTGCAGAGTTCATGCTCGACCTCGCAAATGGAAACGTAACAGACATTTCTGTCCCCTCGGAATTGGAGGACAAAGTGCAAATGGGGAACTCCACAACAGAAACAAAGAGTGGAAAACCAGCTCCAGCAGTTGTGCACGAG TATCTTGTGGAGGCTTATGAAACACGGGTAGCTGAAAATGAGAAGAAGAAACTCAAAAACCCAACACCCGTAGATGACGAGATTAAGGCCAAAGTATGTTCTGCAAAGAGAGAATGGGGAGCAAGCTGGTTTGAACAGTACTCCATTCTATTCTGCAGAGGACTTAAAGAACGAAGGCACGACTATTTTAGCTGGTTGAGGGTATTTCAGGTTCTTGCAACCGCAACTATTTTGGGATTACTATGGTGGCAATCTGGCAGCAATAATCCCAAAGAACTGCAAGATCAG GCAGGGTTACTGTTCTTCATTGCTGTGTTTTGGGGATTTTTCCCGGTTTTCACAGCCATCTTTACATTTCCCCAAGAGAGGGCTATGCTGAGCAAGGAACGAGCAGCTGACATGTACAGATTGAGTGCATATTTTGTGGCAAGAACGACAAGCGACCTTCCACTCGACCTAGTATTGCCAGTACTTTTCCTCGTGGTTGTATATTTCATGGCAGGGTTACGAATGAATGCTGGTTCCTTTTTCCTCACTGTAGGGACAGTTTTTCTCTGCATTGTAGCAGCTCAG GGGCTGGGGCTAGCCATTGGTGCTACACTGATGGATTTAAAGAGGGCAACAACGCTGGCCTCGGTCACAGTAATGACCTTCATGTTAGCTGGAGGATACTTTGTGAAG AATGTTCCGGTGTTCATATCGTGGCTTCGCTATCTCTCCTTCAATTACCATACCTACAAACTTCTCCTGAAAGTACAGTACGAGCACATAAGTGATACGATCAATGGGGTCAGAATAGACGACGGTTACAAGGAAGTTGGAGTGCTGGTAGCAATGGTGGTAGGCTACAGACTACTAGCTTACCTATCTTTGCGAAGGATGAAACTCCAGCCAGGAGCTTAA
- the LOC131020469 gene encoding ABC transporter G family member 22-like isoform X4, which translates to MSSDVTYKVILKNMTSTVEKDILYGINGYVAPGEVLALMGPSGSGKTSLLSLLGGRVTEPAHGGSITYNDQAYSKSLKCRIGFVTQDDVLFPHLTVRETLTYAARLRLPKTLTKEEKDQRASDVIYELGLESCQDTMIGGSFVRGVSGGERKRVCIGNEIIINPSLLFLDEPTSGLDSTTALRIVDTLHDIAEAGKTVVTTIHQPSSRLFLKFDKLILLGKGSLLYFGKVSEAMVYFSSIGCSPLIAMNPAEFMLDLANGNVTDISVPSELEDKVQMGNSTTETKSGKPAPAVVHEYLVEAYETRVAENEKKKLKNPTPVDDEIKAKVCSAKREWGASWFEQYSILFCRGLKERRHDYFSWLRVFQVLATATILGLLWWQSGSNNPKELQDQAGLLFFIAVFWGFFPVFTAIFTFPQERAMLSKERAADMYRLSAYFVARTTSDLPLDLVLPVLFLVVVYFMAGLRMNAGSFFLTVGTVFLCIVAAQGLGLAIGATLMDLKRATTLASVTVMTFMLAGGYFVKNVPVFISWLRYLSFNYHTYKLLLKVQYEHISDTINGVRIDDGYKEVGVLVAMVVGYRLLAYLSLRRMKLQPGA; encoded by the exons ATGTCATCAG ATGTAACTTACAAGGTGATCCTAAAAAACATGACGTCGACGGTGGAGAAAGATATTTTGTATGGGATCAATGGCTATGTTGCTCCAGGGGAAGTTTTGGCCCTCATGGGGCCATCTGGGAGTGGAAAGACTTCATTGCTGAGTCTACTGGGAGGGAGAGTCACAGAACCCGCCCACGGTGGCTCGATCACATACAACGATCAAGCATATTCCAAGTCCCTAAAGTGCAG GATAGGGTTCGTGACTCAAGACGATGTTCTTTTTCCTCATCTTACAGTGAGGGAGACGCTGACGTATGCAGCTCGGCTACGGCTTCCAAAGACTTTGACGAAAGAGGAAAAAGATCAAAGGGCATCGGATGTTATATACGAGCTGGGACTAGAGAG CTGCCAAGACACAATGATTGGCGGCTCCTTCGTCCGGGGAGTCTCGGGTGGAGAAAGGAAGCGTGTGTGCATCGGAAACGAGATAATTATCAACCCGTCCCTCTTGTTCCTAGATGAACCCACCTCAGGCCTGGATTCCACTACTGCTTTGAGGATTGTGGACACATTGCACGATATAGCCGAG GCTGGCAAAACAGTGGTTACCACAATTCACCAGCCATCAAGCAGACTCTTCCTTAAGTTCGACAAGCTGATTCTTCTCGGCAAAGGGAGTCTGCTTTACTTTGGAAAGGTGTCAGAAGCAATGGTTTACTTCTCATCCATAGGCTGTTCCCCTCTTATTGCAATGAACCCTGCAGAGTTCATGCTCGACCTCGCAAATGGAAACGTAACAGACATTTCTGTCCCCTCGGAATTGGAGGACAAAGTGCAAATGGGGAACTCCACAACAGAAACAAAGAGTGGAAAACCAGCTCCAGCAGTTGTGCACGAG TATCTTGTGGAGGCTTATGAAACACGGGTAGCTGAAAATGAGAAGAAGAAACTCAAAAACCCAACACCCGTAGATGACGAGATTAAGGCCAAAGTATGTTCTGCAAAGAGAGAATGGGGAGCAAGCTGGTTTGAACAGTACTCCATTCTATTCTGCAGAGGACTTAAAGAACGAAGGCACGACTATTTTAGCTGGTTGAGGGTATTTCAGGTTCTTGCAACCGCAACTATTTTGGGATTACTATGGTGGCAATCTGGCAGCAATAATCCCAAAGAACTGCAAGATCAG GCAGGGTTACTGTTCTTCATTGCTGTGTTTTGGGGATTTTTCCCGGTTTTCACAGCCATCTTTACATTTCCCCAAGAGAGGGCTATGCTGAGCAAGGAACGAGCAGCTGACATGTACAGATTGAGTGCATATTTTGTGGCAAGAACGACAAGCGACCTTCCACTCGACCTAGTATTGCCAGTACTTTTCCTCGTGGTTGTATATTTCATGGCAGGGTTACGAATGAATGCTGGTTCCTTTTTCCTCACTGTAGGGACAGTTTTTCTCTGCATTGTAGCAGCTCAG GGGCTGGGGCTAGCCATTGGTGCTACACTGATGGATTTAAAGAGGGCAACAACGCTGGCCTCGGTCACAGTAATGACCTTCATGTTAGCTGGAGGATACTTTGTGAAG AATGTTCCGGTGTTCATATCGTGGCTTCGCTATCTCTCCTTCAATTACCATACCTACAAACTTCTCCTGAAAGTACAGTACGAGCACATAAGTGATACGATCAATGGGGTCAGAATAGACGACGGTTACAAGGAAGTTGGAGTGCTGGTAGCAATGGTGGTAGGCTACAGACTACTAGCTTACCTATCTTTGCGAAGGATGAAACTCCAGCCAGGAGCTTAA
- the LOC131020469 gene encoding ABC transporter G family member 22-like isoform X2: MMCCWWKTTSSFNIAEENTIVYKSSEDLEAGRQKKRLQTEPTIPIYLKFTDVTYKVILKNMTSTVEKDILYGINGYVAPGEVLALMGPSGSGKTSLLSLLGGRVTEPAHGGSITYNDQAYSKSLKCRIGFVTQDDVLFPHLTVRETLTYAARLRLPKTLTKEEKDQRASDVIYELGLESCQDTMIGGSFVRGVSGGERKRVCIGNEIIINPSLLFLDEPTSGLDSTTALRIVDTLHDIAEAGKTVVTTIHQPSSRLFLKFDKLILLGKGSLLYFGKVSEAMVYFSSIGCSPLIAMNPAEFMLDLANGNVTDISVPSELEDKVQMGNSTTETKSGKPAPAVVHEYLVEAYETRVAENEKKKLKNPTPVDDEIKAKVCSAKREWGASWFEQYSILFCRGLKERRHDYFSWLRVFQVLATATILGLLWWQSGSNNPKELQDQAGLLFFIAVFWGFFPVFTAIFTFPQERAMLSKERAADMYRLSAYFVARTTSDLPLDLVLPVLFLVVVYFMAGLRMNAGSFFLTVGTVFLCIVAAQGLGLAIGATLMDLKRATTLASVTVMTFMLAGGYFVKNVPVFISWLRYLSFNYHTYKLLLKVQYEHISDTINGVRIDDGYKEVGVLVAMVVGYRLLAYLSLRRMKLQPGA; the protein is encoded by the exons ATGATGTGTTGTTGGTGGAAGACAACTTCTTCCTTCAACATTGCAGAAGAAAATACCATTGTATATAAGAGTT CTGAAGATCTTGAGGCAGGCAGGCAAAAGAAGAGACTCCAAACAGAACCCACAATACCAATCTACCTCAAG TTCACAGATGTAACTTACAAGGTGATCCTAAAAAACATGACGTCGACGGTGGAGAAAGATATTTTGTATGGGATCAATGGCTATGTTGCTCCAGGGGAAGTTTTGGCCCTCATGGGGCCATCTGGGAGTGGAAAGACTTCATTGCTGAGTCTACTGGGAGGGAGAGTCACAGAACCCGCCCACGGTGGCTCGATCACATACAACGATCAAGCATATTCCAAGTCCCTAAAGTGCAG GATAGGGTTCGTGACTCAAGACGATGTTCTTTTTCCTCATCTTACAGTGAGGGAGACGCTGACGTATGCAGCTCGGCTACGGCTTCCAAAGACTTTGACGAAAGAGGAAAAAGATCAAAGGGCATCGGATGTTATATACGAGCTGGGACTAGAGAG CTGCCAAGACACAATGATTGGCGGCTCCTTCGTCCGGGGAGTCTCGGGTGGAGAAAGGAAGCGTGTGTGCATCGGAAACGAGATAATTATCAACCCGTCCCTCTTGTTCCTAGATGAACCCACCTCAGGCCTGGATTCCACTACTGCTTTGAGGATTGTGGACACATTGCACGATATAGCCGAG GCTGGCAAAACAGTGGTTACCACAATTCACCAGCCATCAAGCAGACTCTTCCTTAAGTTCGACAAGCTGATTCTTCTCGGCAAAGGGAGTCTGCTTTACTTTGGAAAGGTGTCAGAAGCAATGGTTTACTTCTCATCCATAGGCTGTTCCCCTCTTATTGCAATGAACCCTGCAGAGTTCATGCTCGACCTCGCAAATGGAAACGTAACAGACATTTCTGTCCCCTCGGAATTGGAGGACAAAGTGCAAATGGGGAACTCCACAACAGAAACAAAGAGTGGAAAACCAGCTCCAGCAGTTGTGCACGAG TATCTTGTGGAGGCTTATGAAACACGGGTAGCTGAAAATGAGAAGAAGAAACTCAAAAACCCAACACCCGTAGATGACGAGATTAAGGCCAAAGTATGTTCTGCAAAGAGAGAATGGGGAGCAAGCTGGTTTGAACAGTACTCCATTCTATTCTGCAGAGGACTTAAAGAACGAAGGCACGACTATTTTAGCTGGTTGAGGGTATTTCAGGTTCTTGCAACCGCAACTATTTTGGGATTACTATGGTGGCAATCTGGCAGCAATAATCCCAAAGAACTGCAAGATCAG GCAGGGTTACTGTTCTTCATTGCTGTGTTTTGGGGATTTTTCCCGGTTTTCACAGCCATCTTTACATTTCCCCAAGAGAGGGCTATGCTGAGCAAGGAACGAGCAGCTGACATGTACAGATTGAGTGCATATTTTGTGGCAAGAACGACAAGCGACCTTCCACTCGACCTAGTATTGCCAGTACTTTTCCTCGTGGTTGTATATTTCATGGCAGGGTTACGAATGAATGCTGGTTCCTTTTTCCTCACTGTAGGGACAGTTTTTCTCTGCATTGTAGCAGCTCAG GGGCTGGGGCTAGCCATTGGTGCTACACTGATGGATTTAAAGAGGGCAACAACGCTGGCCTCGGTCACAGTAATGACCTTCATGTTAGCTGGAGGATACTTTGTGAAG AATGTTCCGGTGTTCATATCGTGGCTTCGCTATCTCTCCTTCAATTACCATACCTACAAACTTCTCCTGAAAGTACAGTACGAGCACATAAGTGATACGATCAATGGGGTCAGAATAGACGACGGTTACAAGGAAGTTGGAGTGCTGGTAGCAATGGTGGTAGGCTACAGACTACTAGCTTACCTATCTTTGCGAAGGATGAAACTCCAGCCAGGAGCTTAA